tatcaacatgagcatacgcaggacacccaaaaatcttcaaatcgaataattagcggattacggaccatacctcttgtggagtcttttctcaatggcaacggatggagatcggttgatcaaaaacatgcgatgaggtcgcttcgcccaaaatgacttgtaagttggcatttgacaacatacatcgaaccttctccatgatcgttcgttcattcgttcgcaacgccgcttttttgtggagtatgacgaatcgtcaagtgtctcatgatccttcgacttgcacaatctattaaactcatcgaagaactctaagccattgtgcatgcggaggtattttatctgcttttccgtctgctttttcaatcataattttccaagacttaaatgtggaaaacacatcgcttttcgcttcggaagaacgcccaaacttttcggaaaaatcatcaataaaggttagcatataattagctccacctctcgaaggcactggacgccccacagatcgaatggatatactccaacgtttccttcgtgttatggattcctctagtgaatcgaactctctttgcttcccaaaacacaagtgctcacgaaattcggtttgcaaattcctttcccattaagaagtcctctttgcttaattcgccatgccattctcactcatatgccctaggcgcatatgccaaagtttagtaatatcatcatcgacaaggaagaggaagcgacaattgcatcaccaagatgagagaacctcagaaaacatataacttggcaatctttctttgccctttcatcacaacaaggaccctttggaaatctttaaaaccctacTTTCAGccgtgtatctgtacccttttgaatcaagagtactcaacgaaattaaatttcttttcaattcggaacatgccgcacgtcactaagtgttcgacaactccatcaaacatcttaactttaattgttccaacaccgcgattttacatgaagcattatttcccatcaaaacaacaccttgagatcttgtttcataagttgtaaaccaatcccgattgggactcatgtggaaggtgcgactgaatcaagtatccacctcgcttactttagaatcattgatgaagcaactagaagttcaccatcgctgtagtcttctacaacatcgccttcaccgaatttttacatttgttttccttttgattcgcagcctcccttttaatcttattttgtagcttatagcactcagatttaatgtgccctttcttcttgcagaagttgcaagttttacctctgtttgaagatttcgatctacccttagatttaccacgaggattccgttcctgtgttctaccacgatcatcatcaacattccggtcttgtctcccacgaacaatgagaccctctccctgagagttgggtttaaccacaagatgcttcatcttatcatacgaggttaaagaatcataaacctcatcaactgtgagagactcgcggctatataaaatcgtgtctctaaaggttgaataagacgggggcaacgaacaaagaaGAATCaaacctagatcttccttatcatactgaacctccatggcctccaagtttgagagaatttctttaaacatcattaagtgttcgtgtatgacgcaccttcctccaaacgatgagcataaagacgccgcttcatatgcaacttgcttgttagagttttcgacatacatatttgttctagcctcttccataatgcaatggcagttttctctttcatcacatcccgcaaaatttcgttggacaaatgcgatgtaattgtgttaatgcctttcgatccttacgcttcttctcttcatctcgttaatgtcgaaggcatcttatctatcctagcggggcatcctctagatccatcgtgcaagaagcgcttgcatcttaatttgccacaatgcaaatcggtgttgcgatccaacaatgaatttcatacttcaaagacgccattaccgtgatcgagatgaataaccctaagctcgataccaatttgtgaaaaataaaatagaataaaataaataaaataaagaacacataaattttacgtggaaaccctttcgagaaaaaaaccacgggcagaggagaagaaaattcactatgtcgaaaaatttttactcaaatacaagaggaatagactatgtctatttataggcttgcaaagccatattctagtaggattgaaacaccttatcctaatcaatataaaatagatggagtttaataaggtttaaaaaccttattctaaaataaaataaaagaagtctagtaaaatatggattttacttttattttattttccatcgtattttatttaaataagaatttgggtcacttaattctaacaatataTGTACTCATAAGAGAGCTATGACCTTCAATATTAATAGattatttgattttcttttgcTGTCATAGTTTTTTTTACATtctttatcatttatttcatatatatatatatatatatatatatttctttttacttttataatttttataattgtcGACGTCCATCCTAaatgtggtgttttgaaaaatttGTCGAGATTCAATTGAGTAAAAAATGTACAAATTATGTTGGTTTGTTAACACAAAAGAAAGTTGAAGCATGAAACAGATCTGAATGGTTAACTTATTTTTAGCATCAATGATTAATTcatgttaaataaataaaaacaacaaaTTGGAAGATAACCATATTAATTTCCATGATAAGATCTTGACTGGTCATCCAAACCAATTTTCAACAAACATTTGATTACAATCAAGAGCCACTCTTTACTTGGTCTGTCAATAACATCTAACATAAATCCACCTTCTCCCTCATAAACTCCATGTAATACAAAGCTAGCAAAAATGAAGTTGGAAAGCCTCTCTCCGTTTTTCTTCCCTTTCGTTGCTCTTTGCTTCACGGTGGCCACTGCTGCCACTTTTACCATTCGAAACAACTGCTCCTACACGGTCTGGGCAGCAGCCGTGGCCGCCTCCGGTGGTGGTGGTGGTAAGAGGCTAGAGAGCGGTGCAACTTGGAATCTAAATGTGAAGCCCGGCACTAGAGGAGCACGTATCTGGGCTCGAACCAATTGCCAATTCGATGAAGCCGGACGAGGCAGATGCAAAACCGGTGATTGTGGGGGGCGACTTAAGTGCAAAGCCTATGGTAATCCCCCAAACACCTTGGCTGAATTCGCACTAAACCAGTACAAAAACTTGGATTTCTTCCATATCTCTCTGGTTGATGGATTTAATGTTCCTATGGAGTTTAGCCCAACCTCTGGGTTGTGCAAGAAGGGCATTCAATGCACAGCTGATATAGTAAGGCAGTGCCCTAAGGAATTGGAAGCCCCAGGTGGGTGCAATAATCCTTGCACCGTTTTCAAGACTCAAAAATATTGTTGCTATTACGGGAAGTGTGGCCCAACGGATTTTTCCAAGTTCTTCAAGGCAAGATGCCCCAGTGCTTATACTTATCCACGAGATGATCCTTCAAGCACAGTCACTTGCCCTGGTGGAACCAATTACAAGGTTGTGTTCTGCCCCATAGGCTCTCCTCATCTAGAGATGGTTGCAAGCATGAGCCAAGAAGAGTAAAGGGATGATCTCTTGGAATAGTTGATCTGCGCCTgggaattataaaaataaaaagttattttTTAGCCTTTTCAAATGATAATCATCGTGTGATATCAAGAGAATCAAATCATTGCTATGCATAAATCACAAGTAAATAATTCCTACGACTTAAACTCATAACTTGATATGTGAAATGAACATCCATAATCAATAGATCAAATATTGAAGTTGGAGTTGTTGTGTTTGTACGTACTTGTCTTATACTTGACGTGTTTTGCTTGATGCATCAGCAAAAACATATAAAGAGTATCCTTTCAGCTATTAGTCAAATAAAGCAATTGTACCATGAATTTGGGTTTCACAACTGGTATTTATTGGTATTAATTAAAAGCAAAATAATTTTAATCATCAaatttaggaaaaataaaataagttaaatgctcaatttgttacatttattggtaattttattcaaatgatatcTAAATAATTATggaaaaaatcatattttagattCTGTTTCCACACACAAAAAAGTatgattttcattattatttgatattcgataattttattttatttaatataattttatatttaaacctCCTCAACCTTTTCCttcttatttttatgtttaataaaaataaaataaaaataaatgaaattttgggGCCTTACTAGTTTCAATTTAGTTTAGGTTATAATGGATAACCTAATATCTCCAAATGTAATGAGaaatttttaaaaactaaaatacttTTTGACAGTTCACAGAAATTAACATTTTAATGTACGAAATAAAGAATCTAATAAAATGAATCTTCAGTGCAAATACAAATGTAAGAAGAAAGTCGTAcctataatttttttctataaaaagTCGCATTTTTCGgttgattgagtcttagctcaatTAGTAAAGATATTGTTACTAATGTAAGAGGATTTGAGTTCAAATGCATTGAAGTGTATTCTCTTATTTATGAGTTATTCTAGACAttgtgtaaatatatatatataatcaaaacttataattaaattgttaaaaaaacatatttttaaaagttgaatATGAATTTtactataaaatatttttaaaataattttgttataaaatgttacaaattttcaatatatgaattttacagaattttaataaaaaatgaaaatgatttcAAGCTATTACTTGAGATATGAAGAAGTTAATGTATATGTAGTATtataattaacattttaatttctttagttAGCTTATTAATAAGATCATATTTGATGCACTCTtgatggatgaattttatgcacaaTGCACTATAATTTGTCACATCATTAATGAACAAAATAAGAAAAGGTTGAAgactttctaataaatatttaaaatttatttaaatttaaataattaattaaaaagtttaattttattaagagataaaatatgagaaattataattaattttattgagatttaaataaaattttaaatatttattagaaagttttctaattttttttattttgttcataATGATGTCATGAATTTGTGGTGCATTGCGGTGTAAGCCGTAAAATTTTTTAGGGGgtccgaatgaaattttaatttttatagtttatatctttataatttataaaaggattaaattaaattttataattttagggggccaaagtgaaattttacctttatcaatttaaaatttttaaaaaaatttaaaggtttaaaatataattttacattttagaaggGCCGAGGCTGGCATACGCCCCTGGTGCATTGATAGTGTAATTCATGAAGCTCATACATTGATACTACATCAAGCTCATGCATTGATAATACATCAAATATAATCcttattaataattcaatattgttcatgaattaaaaaaaaaaagaaaaaatcaataTTGATCATAATAAACTGTATGCTAGTTTCTTCATATAAATGTgttcatatttaaaattaatttatgatattaacatattatcagacCACACTTGAGACGATAAATACCTTAATTATTATAACAATAAATGGGGTTTGGcttgattttttcttttaatcTCAAATATAAGATtactaatttattttaaaactttgcATTGATTTACCACAACTTGTTTAGTTATTTATAAGGTTGGTTTTCAATATGTAGTGGGTTAAGGTAACAGAGTAGCGCATACTCCGAGCTGCTTAGTGGACCGGTGGAATCTTCTTTTGGTTTCGAGAATGCCATGgacatacatgattatgtgatGGATGGTgtcctattagctaaattaatgaaatatttattaaggaaaattattaaataaatgacAGATTATGGGGATTTTAAAATTACAGTCCAATCAAGGtttaacacacaaaaaaaaatccATTTCTTTGCTCATTATTAGAGGTTTAGAGATGGATCTACGTctacaattatttttaaaaatgtatTTATTTTGTTAAGTATTAGTTCAATTAACATGAATATTGTTATCAATACAGAAAAATGTGGGTCCGATTATTTGAAGcgcattattctcttatttataagttgaggagagattatgattaattttaaatattgtataaaacaGATATAATCATAACttataataattttaactattagtaaaataatttatattaaaatcatGAATATCTAATTTAGAAAACAAATAAAACTCTATTTATCATTAGATTATATAATAGATCGTTAATAAATTTACAATTGTACACATTAAAAATTCTGACTTTATCTTCATTATGATTTCGGAGAAACGAAGTAGCCGCCTCAGcgtttattaaaacaatattatGGCACATGCCTCGGATTTCCCAAAAGCCGCCTTGCTTGTATATAAACCCTCCACTCCTATGAACAAATCACCAAGTAAAAAACCAACCATGAGCTACTTAACCATTTCCCAGATCTCTTCCATTCTCTTCTTCAGCGTTCTTTTCATTTCCGCCCATGCAGCGCGCTTTGAAATCCGCAATGAGTGCCCCTACACTGTTTGGGCGGCAGCCTCTCCTGGTGGTGGTCGTCGCCTAGACCCTTGGCAAAGTTGGACCATCGATGTGCCTGCTGGCACTGCTATGGCTCGTATTTGGGGTCGAACCAATTGCAATTTCGATGCCAGTGGTAGGGGTCATTGCCAGACCGGCGATTGTGGTGGACTCCTTCAATGCCAAGGTTGGGGTGTACCTCCAAACACCCTGGCTGAATATGCACTTAACCAGTTTGGAAACATGGATTTCTACGACATTTCCTTAGTTGATGGGTTTAACATCCCCATGGTGTTTGGTCCAACTAATGGCGGTTGTCACAACATTCGGTGCACTGCAGACATCAACGGACAATGCCCGAATGAGTTAAGAGCTCCTGGTGGGTGCAATAACCCATGCACAGTATTTAAGACCAATGAATATTGTTGCACTCAAGGGTACGGAACCTGTGGTCCGACCAGTTATTCAAGGTTTTTCAAGGACCGGTGCGGTGATTCATACAGTTATCCTCAAGATGATCCTTCAAGCACCTTTACTTGCCCTGCTGGTTCCAATTACAGGGTCGTGTTTTGCCCAAGAGGCTCACCCCGTATAGAGATGGTCGGAAGCAAGAACCAAGAAAAGTAAAGGGATGATCTCTTGGAGTAGTTGATTTGCATTTGGGAATAAAAAATAAAGATCATTTAGTCTTTCCAAATGATACTGAACCTATGGatgtatttgttttattttgcatATGTTTTGTTTAATGGAAGAGCAAAAACAAGTAAATACTATTTTTTCTTGGTGAattataataacaaaaaaaatatttgaataataaactatTTTCCTGATTCTAATTCAGATCACATTTTGGATGATGAACAGCCTAATCATGCCATCACATGGTTTCAACTAGTTGTAAGTAGAATGAAACATTTGGTAGAAACCAACTAAACTCAATAACATTACCTCAAAAATAACGAATTTAAggtaatttcattttttaatgcTTTTAGCCTTTCCTCGTCAACTTGAATTCCTGATGAACTTATTATAAAACccgaaaaaaaaaatcttatccaTGCAATTATCAAAAAGTTGTTCATGCCCTTCATTGGTGCGTCGATGATCTGGCAAAACCAGGTAAACCTACCTGATGAAAACCAATAACATAACATCATTGACCATCTTCAAGACCACCACCGTCCCCCCAGTTATCTCATCACTCTCGGCTGGCTCCCTCGATCGAAACCAAGCCTCCAACTACACTCTATCACAACTCTCTCGGTTTTCAAGCCACACACATCATCTTCACCATCCTTGCCAAAAACCACCATCTCCAACCTGAAACGAATTGGGTGGAGCCAGCACTCAAAAACACCATGAGCGAACGCACACGAATCGTCTTTTCTACAGTTCCCCTTGCGGAAGTCCGGGCAAGCGGATTGAGAGTAACGGAACTTCCTCGAATCCCTCCATTTAGCCTTCTCGCTCGGGTGGGCGTACGGGCAGTCTGTCAGTCATGTGACCTTCCACGCGCACACCTCTTCACCTTGAACTCATACATACGAAAATGGTCGCATGAATCGACGATGGGTACGTCAGAGTCGTCACTAAGGGTGTCGGGCTCGAGATCGTTCAACGAGAGGTAGCGGCGAAGGGCCATAAGGCAGTCAACGGGACGGGCTGCAAGGTGCATTGCAGTTAAAGTCGAGGGTTGAAAAGTTATCCGCCTGATAGTTTAACAATTCCTAGTCGGGGATTTTGACGGTGGGGAAGGGTCGTGTAGTGAATTTTTTTATCATCATATTTTGGATATTGTCCGTTCTGCAATTCTAACTCGGATGATGAAAATGAATGTGCTTGGTTTCGGGTTGAAGATGGTGGTTTTTGGCAAGGATGGTGAAGATGATGCGTGGGGCTTGAGAACAGAGAGAGTTGTGCTAGAGTGTAGTTGGAGGCTTGATTTCAATCGAAAGAGCGAGCCCGGAGTGATGAGATTACTAGTGGGACGGTGGTGATCCTGAGGGTGATTAATGGTGTCATGGTATTGGTTTTTAGTAGGTAGGTTTACTTGGTTTTGCCAGATCATCGGCACACCAattaaggaaaagaaagaaaaaaaaataaagaatgaaagaaaaggacAAACAGACAGAAAAGATAATAATATGGTGGGATCTACTAACGAAAATTAATCTCATGTCACTGTGCCGTTTGATACTTAATCTCATGGTTGCTATTAAAACAATTTCTTAAAATTTAATGATGAGTTGGATGATAAAAGAAACATTAAAATTTAGTTACTACTTAGATAATTTATTCAAACAATAATATGTGAATAGTTTAATATATTGTATTAAAACAGTTATGTTACTAACAAATATtaggttttatttttaaagagaaatataaattgaattttaaaattgtaattttagatAATTACAAATTTTATTAACGAATTATAAAACGGATAGGATAAATACGTAAAATCGATTATGTTAAAAAGATATATAGTATTCTGCAACGTAGAGTGACTAGTTAAGTGGAAAGAAAGTCAACTGGTAGATATTAAAATAAGGAATATCTTATGGTTCTCCCAAAATCCAAATACGCTTGGCCTTATCTTCATTATGATTTGAAAATGTTCGATTAGCCGCCTCTACctttattaaaacaatattatGGCACTTGCCCATGATATCTATGGTACCAAAAAGCCGCCTTACTTGTATATAAACCCTCATCCCCTATGAACAAATCCCAAAGCAAGAGCTAACCATGAGCTACTTAACCATTTCCCAAATCTCCTCCCTCCTCTTCTTTAGCGTCCTTTTCATTTCCGCTCATGCAGCGCGCTTTGAAATCCGCAATGAGTGCTCCTACACCGTCTGGGCAGCAGCCTCTCCTGGTGGTGGCCGTCGCCTAGACCCTCAGCAAAGTTGGACCATCGATGTGCCTGCTGGCACTGCTATGGCTCGTATTTGGGG
This window of the Gossypium arboreum isolate Shixiya-1 chromosome 12, ASM2569848v2, whole genome shotgun sequence genome carries:
- the LOC108482388 gene encoding thaumatin-like protein; this translates as MKLESLSPFFFPFVALCFTVATAATFTIRNNCSYTVWAAAVAASGGGGGKRLESGATWNLNVKPGTRGARIWARTNCQFDEAGRGRCKTGDCGGRLKCKAYGNPPNTLAEFALNQYKNLDFFHISLVDGFNVPMEFSPTSGLCKKGIQCTADIVRQCPKELEAPGGCNNPCTVFKTQKYCCYYGKCGPTDFSKFFKARCPSAYTYPRDDPSSTVTCPGGTNYKVVFCPIGSPHLEMVASMSQEE
- the LOC108480620 gene encoding thaumatin-like protein 1; protein product: MSYLTISQISSILFFSVLFISAHAARFEIRNECPYTVWAAASPGGGRRLDPWQSWTIDVPAGTAMARIWGRTNCNFDASGRGHCQTGDCGGLLQCQGWGVPPNTLAEYALNQFGNMDFYDISLVDGFNIPMVFGPTNGGCHNIRCTADINGQCPNELRAPGGCNNPCTVFKTNEYCCTQGYGTCGPTSYSRFFKDRCGDSYSYPQDDPSSTFTCPAGSNYRVVFCPRGSPRIEMVGSKNQEK